The Methylobacterium sp. PvR107 genome contains a region encoding:
- a CDS encoding DUF2460 domain-containing protein, protein MADDFHEVLFPLDVSLRAGGGPQRLTEIVTLASGREHRNGRWADSRRRYDAGFGLRGLDALHAVLAFFEERRGRLYGFRFRDRVDGRSGPPGRPVGPLDQPLGTGDGVTATFPLVKTYGAGFAPYRRRIAKPVAGSVRVAVGGREVGPDAFACDPATGLVAFAAGHAPEPGAAVTAGFAFDVPVRFDTDDLTIDLAAFTAGEIPKVPLVEIVP, encoded by the coding sequence ATGGCCGACGACTTCCACGAGGTGCTGTTCCCCCTCGACGTGTCCCTGCGTGCCGGCGGCGGCCCGCAGCGGCTGACCGAGATCGTGACCCTGGCCTCGGGCCGGGAGCACCGGAACGGCCGCTGGGCCGATTCCCGCCGCCGCTACGATGCCGGCTTCGGCCTGCGCGGCCTCGACGCGCTGCACGCCGTGCTGGCCTTCTTCGAGGAGCGCCGCGGGCGTCTCTACGGATTCCGCTTCCGCGACCGGGTCGACGGCCGCTCCGGGCCGCCGGGCCGGCCGGTCGGCCCCCTCGACCAGCCGCTCGGCACGGGCGACGGGGTCACCGCCACCTTTCCGCTGGTGAAGACCTACGGCGCCGGCTTCGCACCCTATCGCCGCCGGATCGCCAAGCCGGTGGCCGGCAGCGTCCGGGTGGCGGTCGGCGGCCGGGAGGTCGGGCCCGACGCCTTCGCGTGCGATCCCGCCACCGGCCTCGTCGCCTTCGCGGCCGGCCACGCCCCGGAGCCGGGCGCCGCCGTGACGGCGGGCTTCGCCTTCGACGTGCCGGTCCGCTTCGACACCGACGACCTGACCATCGACCTCGCGGCCTTCACGGCGGGCGAGATCCCGAAGGTGCCCCTCGTCGAGATCGTGCCGTGA
- a CDS encoding DUF2163 domain-containing protein, whose amino-acid sequence MRDIPEAFAAHLAGGVTTLCRCWSLRRRDGATLGFTDHDRDLTVAGLVHEARTGLEAAEASAELGFAISGGDVAGALSSLGLTEADIAGGLYDGAAVETWLVDWTHPETRLLLDLATIGEIRREGDAFVAELRGLTHRLDAERGRTYRATCGAELGDSRCRVDLVPWRTTGRVTGVPEPATLSVALSGGFADGLFTGGRLTWTEGANAGHAADVRLQLGALLELWSAPPRPVAAGDAFTVTAGCDKRLATCRDRFANAVNFQGFPHLPGNDAVMRAVPGSDHVLDGGSLFR is encoded by the coding sequence ATGCGTGACATCCCGGAGGCCTTCGCGGCCCATCTCGCGGGGGGCGTGACCACCCTGTGCCGCTGCTGGTCCCTGCGGCGGCGGGACGGGGCCACCCTCGGCTTCACCGACCACGACCGCGACCTCACCGTCGCGGGCCTCGTCCACGAGGCCCGGACCGGGCTGGAGGCAGCCGAGGCCAGCGCCGAGCTCGGCTTCGCGATCTCGGGCGGCGACGTGGCCGGGGCGCTCAGCAGCCTCGGCCTCACCGAGGCCGACATCGCCGGCGGCCTCTACGACGGTGCCGCCGTCGAGACCTGGCTGGTCGACTGGACCCATCCCGAGACGCGGCTGCTCCTCGACCTCGCCACGATCGGCGAGATCCGCCGCGAGGGCGACGCCTTCGTGGCGGAGCTGCGCGGTCTCACGCACCGGCTCGACGCCGAGCGCGGCCGAACCTACCGGGCCACCTGCGGCGCCGAACTCGGCGATTCCCGCTGCCGGGTCGACCTCGTCCCGTGGCGCACCACCGGCCGCGTGACCGGTGTTCCGGAACCCGCAACGCTCTCGGTCGCGCTCTCCGGCGGATTCGCGGACGGCCTGTTCACCGGCGGCCGGCTGACCTGGACGGAGGGGGCCAATGCCGGGCACGCGGCGGATGTACGCCTCCAGCTCGGAGCCCTGCTCGAACTCTGGAGCGCGCCGCCCCGGCCGGTCGCGGCCGGCGACGCCTTCACCGTGACCGCCGGGTGCGACAAGCGCCTCGCCACCTGCCGCGACCGGTTCGCCAATGCGGTCAACTTCCAGGGCTTCCCGCACTTGCCCGGCAACGACGCGGTGATGCGGGCGGTGCCGGGCTCGGATCACGTCCTCGACGGCGGGAGTCTGTTCCGATGA
- a CDS encoding TauD/TfdA family dioxygenase, producing the protein MSAILQPLHASALDIRRVAGRIGAEIRGVALSGDLEAGTVAAIRQALTTHKVVFFRDQTLDEAGQEAFGRRLGDLVPHPTVPSLAGTAGVLDLDGSRGERANSWHTDVTFVPAYPAISILRAVTLPAYGGDTLWANTAAAYSDLPEPLRDLADTLWALHSNVYDYVGGRVNVSEAGRRRYDEVFTKTVFETEHPLVHVHPETGERSLIVGHFIRRILGLTTADSQHLLAIFHDHATRPENTVRWSWRKGDVAIWDNRATVHRAVDDYGDEPRVVRRVTIQGVAPVSVDGRRSRARDMEAREAA; encoded by the coding sequence ATGAGCGCCATCCTTCAGCCCCTCCACGCATCCGCCCTCGACATCCGCCGCGTCGCCGGCCGCATCGGCGCGGAGATCCGCGGCGTCGCCCTCTCGGGCGATCTCGAGGCAGGGACCGTGGCGGCGATCCGGCAGGCGCTGACAACCCACAAGGTCGTCTTCTTCCGCGATCAGACGCTCGACGAGGCCGGGCAAGAGGCGTTCGGCCGGCGCCTCGGCGACCTTGTCCCGCACCCGACCGTGCCGTCGCTCGCGGGCACCGCGGGCGTGCTCGACCTCGACGGCAGCCGCGGCGAGCGGGCGAACTCCTGGCACACCGACGTGACCTTCGTGCCGGCCTACCCGGCGATCTCGATCCTGCGCGCGGTGACGCTGCCGGCCTATGGCGGCGACACGCTCTGGGCGAACACGGCGGCGGCCTATTCCGACCTGCCCGAGCCCCTGCGCGACCTCGCCGACACGCTCTGGGCGCTGCACTCCAACGTCTACGACTATGTCGGCGGGCGGGTGAACGTCTCGGAGGCCGGGCGGCGGCGCTACGACGAGGTCTTCACCAAGACGGTGTTCGAGACCGAGCACCCGCTGGTCCACGTGCATCCGGAGACCGGCGAGCGCTCCCTGATCGTCGGGCATTTCATCCGGCGCATTCTCGGGCTGACCACCGCGGATTCGCAGCACCTGCTGGCGATCTTCCACGACCACGCGACCCGGCCCGAGAACACGGTGCGCTGGTCCTGGCGGAAAGGCGACGTGGCGATCTGGGACAACCGGGCGACCGTCCACCGCGCGGTGGACGATTACGGCGACGAGCCCCGGGTGGTCCGGCGCGTGACGATCCAGGGCGTGGCCCCGGTGAGCGTCGATGGCCGCCGCAGCCGCGCGCGGGACATGGAGGCCCGGGAGGCGGCGTGA
- a CDS encoding phage major tail protein, TP901-1 family: protein MGAQMGKDLLIRAGDGAGGFVAVAGLRTRQITLNAETVDVTNADSTGRWRELLAGAGVRRAAIAGSGVFRDQASDARLRLIFFEGAIETFQIVVPAFGILEGPFQIASLEYRGDHAGEVTFDMSLDSAGALAFAAA, encoded by the coding sequence ATGGGCGCGCAGATGGGCAAGGACCTGCTGATCCGGGCCGGGGACGGCGCGGGCGGCTTCGTGGCCGTGGCGGGCCTGCGGACCCGGCAGATCACGCTCAACGCCGAGACCGTGGACGTCACCAACGCCGATTCCACAGGGCGCTGGCGGGAGCTGCTCGCCGGCGCCGGCGTGCGCCGGGCCGCGATCGCGGGCTCCGGCGTTTTTCGCGATCAGGCCTCGGACGCGCGTCTGCGGCTGATCTTCTTCGAGGGGGCGATCGAGACCTTCCAGATCGTGGTGCCGGCCTTCGGGATCCTGGAGGGCCCGTTCCAGATCGCGAGCCTCGAATACCGCGGCGATCATGCCGGCGAGGTCACCTTCGACATGAGCCTCGATTCGGCGGGCGCGCTCGCCTTCGCGGCGGCCTGA
- a CDS encoding DUF3168 domain-containing protein — protein sequence MSDPSPLLALRAGLIARFSADAGLAALLGGHVRLYDEPPRGAPPVYALWEDAAIEDDAVDGAERHRHSHAIAVIAQAGSVRTALDAAARMAALLRDTGLPLAGCRLVTLRVRAVRARRDARTGEARASLTVEAVTEIL from the coding sequence GTGAGCGATCCGAGCCCGCTGCTGGCCTTGCGCGCCGGCCTGATCGCCCGCTTCTCCGCCGATGCCGGCCTCGCGGCCCTGCTCGGCGGACACGTGCGGCTCTACGACGAGCCGCCGCGGGGTGCGCCGCCGGTCTACGCCCTGTGGGAGGACGCGGCGATCGAGGACGATGCCGTGGACGGGGCCGAGCGCCACCGCCACAGCCACGCGATCGCGGTGATCGCGCAGGCCGGCTCGGTCCGGACCGCGCTCGACGCCGCCGCGCGCATGGCCGCGCTGCTGCGCGATACGGGCCTGCCGCTCGCCGGCTGCCGGCTCGTGACCCTGCGGGTGCGCGCCGTCAGGGCCCGCCGCGACGCCCGGACCGGCGAGGCCCGGGCGAGCCTGACGGTCGAGGCCGTCACCGAAATCCTGTGA
- a CDS encoding glycoside hydrolase/phage tail family protein, whose protein sequence is MATLILSSAGTALGTALGGPIGGMLGRALGSVAGAALGGALFGSGRHTRFVEGPRLADVAGLTSTEGDPIPRIYGRARIGGTLIWATRPLEVANTTVARAAVPAKSLGGQKTVTTRYAYFANLAVGLCEGEIACVRRIWADGREIDQAGLTLRVHTGGPDQAPDPLIVAKEGPENAPAYRGLAYVVFEALPLADFGNRVPQFAFEVIRPVNGLCGRIRAVDLIPGASEFGLDPDRVTVDLGLGRTEAANRHQLQRSTDVIASLDALQALCPNLRRVAVVATWFGSDLRAGACRVVPKVEGRSKRALPADWRVAGIGRAEAEIVSLLPDGSPSYGGTPSDDGLTRLVAELARRGLEVVLYPFVMMDVPAGNARPDPRVPGATQPSYPWRGRITCDPAPGLPGSPDGTALVDAQVAAFFAGGYRDAVLHYADLAAGWASSGVRIAGFILGSEYVGLTRLRGAAGYPAVQAFRDLAAAVRDRLGPGAALVYGADWTEYGADVRDGGATLRFPLDDLFADPAIAAVGIDWYPPVSDWRDAPDHADLAVAGDITDRAYLKDRGASGEGFDWYYADAAGRAAQDRRPIEDGAYGKAWIYRPKDLLAWWSNPHVERDGGVETRATAWVPMAKPIWLTEIGVPAVDKGTNGPNVFPDPKSIESAVPPESRGLRDELIQLRGVAAVIARFDPAAPGFREADNPVSPVYGGRMVDPAALHVWAWDARPFPAFPTVRGPWADAGNWRIGHWITGRIEGCDLDLLVRQILAEFGFDAPVSVEAAAYLDGYVIDRPLTARGALETLAQVYGLDVSAVAGTLRLRGPRRDRPVVLAEAELVRLSEDRPVLRQVRAEESALPRSVELGITESESPDYRRAAAAAARPAGDRRRETRIEAAIVTRCETGDGLAEALLDRIIAARDSAVFTVSPRRVALEPGDLLAVPADVPGGTVLRKIDRIDDAPTGRRIEASGVPPRGGPGRALARSPALPALAPPAFPGPPLALALDLPVDRGSPTILQYLAVAAEPWPGAAAIWRADGTGPLALHGRVDYPACLGRTRAALPAGPLWRLQRGVTLDVTLRRGSALASVGTAAMLAGGNLFALIGPDGAVELLGVAQAVLTGTDTYRLSGLLRGLAGSEEAAGRDTPLGSLIVRLDDGAVVPLVERLDEAGRGFRYRIGPAGSDPGDPAFTELAATAGLAAFRPLRPVHLRARREAQGVRLSWIRRARRDGDSWEPAEIPLDEPEAYAVTLFSGDTAVRTLRAEAQNLLYADEAADFGGPQTSLDLAVAQIGAVAGPGPARRVRIPVRSA, encoded by the coding sequence ATGGCCACGCTGATCCTGTCCTCGGCCGGCACGGCCCTGGGCACCGCGCTGGGCGGCCCGATCGGCGGCATGCTCGGGCGGGCGCTCGGATCCGTGGCGGGCGCGGCGCTCGGCGGCGCGCTGTTCGGCTCCGGGCGGCACACCCGCTTCGTCGAGGGGCCGCGGCTCGCCGACGTGGCCGGGCTCACCTCGACCGAGGGCGACCCGATCCCCCGCATCTACGGCCGGGCCCGGATCGGCGGCACCCTGATCTGGGCGACGCGCCCGCTGGAGGTCGCCAACACCACGGTGGCGCGCGCCGCCGTTCCGGCCAAGAGCCTGGGCGGCCAGAAGACCGTGACCACGCGCTACGCCTATTTCGCCAACCTCGCGGTCGGCCTGTGCGAGGGCGAGATCGCCTGCGTCCGTCGGATCTGGGCGGACGGCAGGGAGATCGACCAGGCCGGCCTGACCCTGCGGGTCCATACCGGCGGCCCGGACCAGGCGCCCGACCCGTTGATCGTCGCCAAGGAGGGGCCCGAGAACGCGCCGGCCTATCGCGGCCTCGCCTACGTGGTGTTCGAGGCCCTGCCGCTCGCCGATTTCGGCAACCGGGTCCCGCAATTCGCCTTCGAGGTGATCCGCCCGGTCAACGGCCTGTGCGGCCGGATCCGCGCCGTCGACCTGATCCCCGGGGCGAGCGAGTTCGGCCTCGATCCGGACCGCGTCACCGTCGATCTCGGCCTCGGCCGGACCGAGGCCGCCAACCGGCACCAGCTCCAGCGCAGCACCGACGTGATCGCCTCCCTCGATGCGCTCCAGGCGCTCTGCCCGAACCTGCGGCGGGTCGCCGTGGTGGCGACGTGGTTCGGGTCGGACCTGCGGGCCGGGGCCTGTCGGGTGGTCCCGAAGGTAGAGGGCCGCAGCAAGCGCGCGCTGCCGGCCGATTGGCGCGTCGCCGGGATCGGCCGCGCCGAGGCCGAGATCGTCTCGCTCCTTCCGGACGGCAGCCCATCCTACGGCGGGACGCCCTCGGACGATGGGCTGACCCGGCTCGTGGCCGAGCTGGCCCGTCGCGGGCTTGAGGTGGTGCTCTACCCGTTCGTGATGATGGACGTGCCGGCCGGCAACGCGCGGCCCGATCCGCGCGTGCCCGGCGCGACCCAGCCGTCCTATCCCTGGCGCGGGCGCATCACCTGCGATCCGGCGCCCGGCCTGCCCGGGAGCCCGGACGGCACTGCTCTGGTCGACGCGCAGGTCGCGGCCTTCTTCGCGGGCGGCTACCGGGACGCGGTGCTGCACTACGCCGACCTCGCCGCAGGCTGGGCGTCGTCCGGCGTGCGGATCGCGGGCTTCATCCTCGGCAGCGAGTATGTCGGCCTGACCCGCCTGCGCGGCGCGGCCGGCTACCCGGCCGTGCAGGCGTTCCGCGATCTCGCCGCCGCCGTGCGCGACCGCCTCGGACCGGGGGCCGCCCTAGTCTACGGGGCCGACTGGACCGAATACGGCGCCGATGTCCGCGACGGCGGCGCCACGCTGCGCTTCCCGCTCGACGACCTGTTCGCCGATCCCGCCATCGCGGCGGTCGGGATCGACTGGTACCCCCCGGTCTCGGATTGGCGCGACGCGCCGGACCATGCCGACCTCGCGGTCGCGGGCGACATCACCGACCGCGCCTACCTCAAGGATCGGGGCGCCTCGGGCGAGGGCTTCGACTGGTACTACGCCGACGCGGCCGGTCGCGCCGCCCAGGACCGCAGGCCGATCGAGGACGGGGCCTACGGCAAGGCCTGGATCTACCGGCCGAAGGACCTCCTGGCGTGGTGGTCGAACCCGCATGTCGAGCGCGACGGCGGCGTCGAGACCCGGGCCACCGCCTGGGTGCCGATGGCTAAGCCGATCTGGCTCACCGAGATCGGGGTGCCGGCGGTGGACAAGGGCACGAACGGGCCGAACGTCTTCCCCGACCCGAAATCCATCGAGAGCGCCGTCCCGCCGGAATCCCGGGGTTTGCGCGACGAGCTGATCCAGCTCCGCGGCGTCGCCGCGGTGATCGCGCGCTTCGATCCCGCCGCGCCGGGCTTCCGCGAGGCCGACAATCCGGTCTCCCCGGTCTATGGCGGCCGGATGGTCGACCCGGCGGCGCTCCACGTCTGGGCCTGGGACGCGCGGCCGTTCCCGGCCTTCCCGACCGTGCGCGGGCCCTGGGCGGATGCCGGCAACTGGCGCATCGGCCACTGGATCACCGGGCGGATCGAGGGCTGCGACCTCGACCTGCTGGTCCGGCAGATCCTCGCCGAGTTCGGCTTCGACGCGCCGGTCTCCGTGGAGGCTGCGGCCTATCTCGACGGCTACGTCATCGACCGGCCGCTCACGGCCCGCGGCGCCCTGGAGACCCTGGCGCAGGTCTACGGCCTCGACGTCTCGGCGGTGGCCGGCACCCTGCGCCTGCGCGGGCCGCGCCGCGACCGGCCGGTGGTGCTCGCCGAGGCCGAGCTCGTCCGGCTTTCCGAGGACAGGCCCGTGCTCCGGCAGGTCCGCGCCGAGGAGAGCGCCCTGCCGCGCTCGGTGGAGCTCGGCATCACCGAGTCCGAGAGCCCGGATTACCGCCGCGCCGCGGCGGCGGCCGCGCGGCCGGCGGGCGACCGGCGGCGCGAGACCCGGATCGAGGCGGCGATCGTCACCCGCTGCGAGACCGGCGACGGGCTCGCCGAGGCGCTGCTCGACCGGATCATCGCGGCCCGCGACAGCGCGGTGTTCACGGTCAGCCCGCGCCGGGTCGCGCTGGAGCCCGGCGATCTCCTGGCGGTCCCGGCGGACGTGCCGGGCGGCACGGTGCTGCGCAAGATCGACCGGATCGACGACGCCCCCACCGGCCGCCGGATCGAGGCGAGCGGCGTGCCGCCGCGCGGCGGCCCCGGGCGGGCACTCGCCCGCAGCCCGGCCCTGCCGGCGCTCGCGCCGCCGGCTTTCCCGGGACCGCCGCTGGCGCTCGCCCTTGACCTGCCGGTGGATCGGGGCAGCCCCACGATCCTGCAATACCTCGCGGTGGCGGCCGAGCCCTGGCCGGGGGCGGCCGCGATCTGGCGCGCGGACGGCACGGGACCGCTCGCGCTCCACGGACGCGTCGACTACCCGGCCTGCCTGGGGCGCACCCGCGCGGCGCTCCCGGCCGGACCGCTCTGGCGCCTGCAGCGCGGCGTGACGCTCGACGTCACCCTGCGTCGGGGCAGCGCGCTCGCCTCGGTGGGCACGGCCGCAATGCTCGCCGGCGGCAACCTGTTCGCGCTGATCGGCCCGGACGGCGCCGTCGAGCTGCTCGGCGTCGCGCAGGCCGTGCTCACCGGAACCGACACCTACCGGCTGTCCGGGCTCCTGCGCGGGCTCGCGGGCAGCGAGGAGGCCGCCGGCCGGGACACCCCCCTGGGCAGCCTGATCGTGCGCCTCGACGACGGCGCGGTGGTCCCCCTGGTCGAGCGGCTCGACGAGGCCGGACGGGGTTTCCGCTACCGGATCGGCCCGGCGGGGAGCGACCCGGGCGATCCGGCCTTCACGGAACTCGCGGCCACCGCCGGCCTCGCGGCATTCCGGCCGCTGCGGCCCGTGCACCTGCGGGCGCGCCGGGAGGCGCAGGGCGTGCGGCTCTCTTGGATCCGCCGGGCACGCCGCGACGGCGATTCCTGGGAGCCGGCCGAGATCCCGCTGGACGAGCCGGAAGCCTACGCGGTGACGCTCTTCTCCGGGGACACGGCCGTCCGGACGCTCCGGGCCGAGGCCCAGAACCTCCTCTACGCCGACGAGGCGGCGGATTTCGGCGGGCCGCAAACCAGCCTCGACCTGGCCGTGGCGCAGATCGGCGCCGTCGCCGGCCCCGGGCCCGCCCGCCGTGTCCGCATCCCCGTCCGCTCGGCCTGA
- a CDS encoding rcc01693 family protein, which produces MTAPRSGAAHDPAGFPWDDALALGLGVLRWRPQEFWAATPREFAAALGRRAGPEPLSRAAFERLLAAFPDPDAAEP; this is translated from the coding sequence GTGACCGCGCCGCGGTCGGGGGCGGCTCATGACCCGGCCGGCTTTCCGTGGGACGACGCCCTGGCGCTCGGCCTCGGGGTGCTGCGCTGGCGGCCGCAGGAATTCTGGGCGGCGACGCCCCGGGAGTTCGCCGCGGCCCTCGGCCGTCGCGCCGGTCCGGAGCCGCTGAGCCGCGCCGCCTTCGAGCGCCTGCTCGCCGCTTTTCCAGATCCGGACGCCGCTGAGCCCTGA
- a CDS encoding NlpC/P60 family protein encodes MSAMRRDVGAAALGEARLWLGTPYRHQASLRGVGCDCLGLLRGVWRGLYGVEPEGVPPYSATWAESVAPGTDPLGAAAARHLVPVAGSPAAGAQRAGDVLLFAFRRHLPARHCAIATGDGAMIHAHDGAVVAEVALTAWWRRHLTGVFRFPGSGSGRSDPVATVGSTPKTSMTLRPVASRSFDTRQ; translated from the coding sequence ATGAGCGCGATGCGGCGGGATGTCGGCGCGGCGGCGCTCGGCGAGGCACGCCTCTGGCTGGGCACGCCCTACCGGCATCAGGCCTCGCTTCGCGGGGTCGGCTGCGACTGCCTCGGGCTGCTGCGCGGGGTGTGGCGCGGGCTCTACGGCGTCGAGCCGGAGGGGGTGCCGCCCTACAGCGCCACCTGGGCGGAATCGGTAGCGCCCGGCACCGACCCGCTCGGAGCGGCGGCGGCCCGCCACCTCGTGCCGGTGGCCGGTTCGCCCGCAGCCGGCGCGCAGCGCGCGGGCGACGTGCTGCTCTTCGCCTTCCGCCGCCACCTGCCGGCCCGGCACTGCGCCATCGCCACCGGCGACGGCGCGATGATCCATGCCCATGACGGCGCGGTGGTCGCCGAGGTGGCGCTGACCGCGTGGTGGCGGCGGCACCTGACGGGGGTGTTCCGGTTTCCGGGGAGCGGATCCGGCCGCAGCGATCCGGTCGCCACGGTCGGCTCGACGCCGAAGACGTCCATGACCTTGCGGCCGGTCGCGTCGCGAAGCTTCGATACGCGCCAATAA
- a CDS encoding phage tail tape measure protein, giving the protein MTETESDTPAAARIAQLETLDRLAQNFGRSLDAALTRGAASGRSLDGVLTTIGTRLAGAAARAAGGSIQSGLTGLINTLMGAGSETGFARGGVFRGGRVQPFAAGGVVAAPTYFPMAGGTGLMGEAGPEAILPLGRGPDGRLGVAAGGASARPVSVTVHIATPDPAAFRRSEAQVTASLARAVARGQRAT; this is encoded by the coding sequence ATGACCGAAACCGAATCCGACACCCCGGCTGCCGCGCGGATCGCGCAGCTCGAAACCCTCGACCGGCTCGCGCAGAATTTCGGCCGCAGCCTGGACGCGGCGCTGACCCGGGGCGCCGCCTCGGGGCGCAGCCTCGACGGCGTGCTGACCACCATCGGCACCCGGCTCGCCGGCGCGGCGGCCCGGGCGGCGGGCGGCTCGATCCAGTCGGGCCTCACGGGCCTGATCAACACCCTGATGGGTGCCGGATCCGAGACCGGCTTCGCCCGGGGCGGCGTGTTCCGGGGCGGGCGGGTCCAGCCCTTCGCGGCGGGCGGGGTCGTGGCCGCCCCGACCTACTTCCCGATGGCGGGCGGCACCGGCCTCATGGGCGAGGCCGGCCCCGAGGCGATCCTGCCGCTGGGGCGCGGCCCGGATGGCCGCCTCGGCGTCGCGGCCGGGGGCGCCTCGGCCCGCCCGGTCTCGGTGACCGTCCACATCGCGACTCCCGATCCGGCGGCCTTCCGCCGCTCGGAGGCGCAGGTGACTGCGAGCCTCGCCCGGGCCGTGGCGCGGGGCCAGCGGGCGACGTGA
- a CDS encoding gene transfer agent family protein encodes MVNRIRGAVPLDLAGERYTLCLTLGALAELEAALQAGDLVGLAARFAGGRVSARDLIALLGVALRGGGHDLDDAAVARLPLAGGLDAVSAALGDVLAAAFGEAQGPANPPRSRP; translated from the coding sequence ATGGTCAACCGGATCCGCGGCGCGGTGCCGCTCGATCTCGCCGGCGAGCGCTACACGCTCTGCCTCACCCTCGGGGCGCTGGCCGAGCTGGAAGCCGCGCTCCAAGCCGGCGACCTCGTGGGACTCGCCGCGCGCTTCGCGGGCGGGCGGGTCTCGGCGCGGGACTTGATCGCCCTGCTGGGGGTCGCCCTGCGGGGCGGCGGCCACGACCTCGACGACGCGGCGGTCGCCCGGCTGCCGCTGGCGGGCGGGCTCGACGCCGTCTCGGCGGCCCTCGGCGACGTGCTGGCGGCGGCCTTCGGGGAGGCGCAGGGTCCGGCAAACCCTCCGCGGAGCCGTCCGTGA
- a CDS encoding methyl-accepting chemotaxis protein: MTVKLGIKPKILHKIVLIVLVIGAIVGGCIWHETGRMEAIGRQYTRFIDHDAKMAEGARQIIRLFHQTNYAIYRVIAETEAERIQQASQEFDVAVIGLRQTFAALIAEAPELRDQVDTLRGRVESYISDVSEARILGEVNLNADALTLMHQKIDPIVADLGRSTSALSEGISDRMGAGAQDLAGQIAGMRRDLWTYTSLGLLAGLATAVAVGIFGIGRPLGRLVASLERMAAGDTEARIAGERRRDEIGAVAHAVDRIRALVAQRAAAEAESRRVVDATVAAERRRAMAALADTFEATVGGIVGTVCDAAAALRVTASAMSITARGTAEQSTMVAGAAEETARTVNTAAVAAEQLGVSAAEIGRSADESARLTQAAVTEAEQSTGQVGALSAAVAEIADVVHLIAQIAGQTNLLALNATIEAARAGEAGRGFAVVAGAVKDLAAQTARATETIGQRIGLVRNSTDAAVLSITTISERIHAVRAVTAAMATAISQQGAASREIIQSVAQAAAGTDAVTRTITGVAEAAGETETASGQVLGAADELARQFAALRGEVASFLATVRAA; the protein is encoded by the coding sequence ATGACCGTAAAGCTCGGGATCAAACCGAAGATACTGCACAAGATCGTCCTGATTGTCCTGGTTATCGGGGCGATCGTCGGCGGCTGCATCTGGCACGAGACCGGGCGCATGGAGGCGATCGGCCGGCAGTACACGCGCTTCATCGACCACGATGCGAAGATGGCCGAGGGCGCGCGGCAGATCATCCGCCTGTTCCATCAGACCAATTACGCGATCTATCGCGTCATCGCCGAGACCGAGGCCGAGCGGATCCAGCAGGCGAGCCAGGAATTCGACGTCGCGGTGATCGGGCTCCGGCAGACCTTCGCGGCCCTGATCGCGGAGGCGCCCGAGTTGAGGGACCAGGTCGACACGCTACGGGGCCGCGTGGAAAGCTACATCTCGGACGTGTCGGAGGCGCGCATCCTCGGGGAAGTTAACCTCAACGCCGACGCCCTCACCCTGATGCACCAGAAGATCGATCCGATCGTCGCGGACCTGGGTCGAAGCACCAGCGCGCTCAGCGAGGGCATCAGCGACCGCATGGGGGCCGGCGCGCAGGATCTCGCCGGGCAGATCGCGGGGATGCGCCGCGACCTCTGGACGTACACGAGCCTCGGCCTGCTCGCCGGGCTCGCCACCGCCGTCGCGGTCGGCATCTTCGGCATCGGCCGCCCGCTCGGCCGCCTCGTCGCGAGCCTGGAGCGGATGGCCGCCGGGGATACCGAGGCGCGGATCGCCGGAGAGCGGCGGCGCGACGAGATCGGCGCCGTCGCGCACGCCGTCGATCGCATCCGCGCCCTGGTCGCCCAGCGCGCTGCCGCCGAGGCCGAGAGCCGGCGCGTGGTGGACGCGACGGTCGCGGCGGAACGGCGGCGCGCCATGGCGGCCCTGGCTGACACGTTCGAGGCGACGGTGGGCGGGATCGTCGGGACGGTCTGCGACGCCGCAGCCGCGCTGCGGGTGACCGCGTCGGCGATGAGCATCACCGCCCGCGGCACGGCCGAGCAATCCACGATGGTGGCGGGCGCAGCCGAGGAAACCGCCCGCACGGTGAACACCGCAGCGGTCGCGGCCGAGCAGCTCGGGGTCTCGGCCGCCGAGATCGGCCGCAGCGCGGACGAGTCGGCGCGCCTGACCCAGGCGGCGGTGACCGAGGCCGAGCAGAGCACCGGCCAGGTTGGCGCCCTCAGCGCGGCAGTGGCGGAGATCGCCGACGTCGTGCATCTGATCGCGCAGATCGCCGGTCAGACCAACCTGCTGGCCCTCAACGCAACGATCGAGGCGGCCCGCGCCGGCGAGGCCGGCCGCGGCTTCGCGGTGGTGGCGGGCGCGGTCAAGGACCTCGCCGCCCAGACCGCCCGGGCGACCGAGACGATCGGCCAACGGATCGGATTGGTCCGGAACTCGACCGACGCGGCGGTGCTGTCGATCACCACGATCAGCGAGCGGATCCACGCGGTCCGCGCCGTCACCGCCGCGATGGCCACGGCGATCAGCCAGCAGGGCGCGGCGAGCCGGGAAATCATCCAGAGCGTGGCGCAGGCCGCCGCTGGCACCGACGCGGTGACCCGGACCATCACGGGCGTCGCCGAAGCCGCCGGGGAAACCGAGACCGCATCCGGTCAGGTGCTCGGCGCGGCGGACGAACTCGCCCGGCAGTTCGCGGCGCTGCGCGGCGAGGTCGCGAGTTTCCTGGCCACGGTGCGGGCGGCGTGA